A genomic stretch from Desulfohalobium retbaense DSM 5692 includes:
- a CDS encoding DUF3553 domain-containing protein, with translation MQLQKNDHVRHTKVPGWGLGKVLQTSPNGYVDIQFSQAGHKRLKMESAPLQKVSTEQAEEHITSFLLESNQKPPTIPPRLQMCLQTFRRIFPKGFRDQRYQETQRNPRLQDQHRFLGVLSKPQLMRLLHDEAVGELRTRFDTFLAQTPLLFPKEKASARQAIQSQEGCLRFACGVFDVAFSDRDENTAFSDFCTTLESLEADKWAVATIFPFLADPRTNILIRPAACQKTAICSQTRLRYHVELNNQTYTDAQAMARTLFRQLIDLQPRDLLDIQAFISMVPHLLRRATT, from the coding sequence ATGCAGCTTCAGAAAAACGACCATGTCCGCCACACCAAGGTTCCAGGTTGGGGGCTGGGGAAAGTTTTACAGACTTCGCCCAACGGGTATGTCGACATCCAGTTCTCCCAAGCTGGCCATAAACGGCTGAAAATGGAATCCGCTCCGTTGCAAAAAGTCAGCACCGAGCAGGCTGAAGAGCATATTACCAGCTTTCTGCTTGAATCCAACCAGAAGCCGCCGACGATTCCTCCCCGATTGCAAATGTGCCTGCAAACGTTTCGGCGAATTTTTCCCAAAGGGTTTCGCGACCAGCGCTATCAGGAAACGCAGCGCAATCCCCGTCTTCAGGACCAGCACCGCTTTTTGGGTGTCCTGTCCAAACCCCAACTCATGCGCCTGCTCCATGATGAAGCCGTAGGCGAACTGCGCACCCGGTTCGATACCTTTCTCGCCCAAACTCCGCTGTTGTTTCCTAAGGAAAAAGCCAGTGCCAGACAGGCCATCCAATCCCAGGAAGGATGTTTGCGATTCGCCTGCGGTGTGTTCGACGTCGCCTTCAGTGACCGAGATGAGAACACGGCTTTCAGCGATTTCTGCACCACACTCGAAAGCCTTGAGGCCGACAAATGGGCGGTGGCAACGATTTTTCCTTTTCTTGCCGACCCCAGGACGAATATTCTGATTCGGCCCGCTGCCTGCCAGAAAACAGCAATCTGCAGCCAGACCCGATTGCGCTACCATGTTGAACTCAACAACCAGACCTACACGGATGCCCAGGCGATGGCCCGGACCCTGTTCCGCCAACTGATCGATCTCCAGCCCAGAGATCTTTTGGATATCCAGGCATTTATCAGTATGGTCCCCCATCTTTTGCGCAGGGCCACGACATGA
- a CDS encoding response regulator has translation MSTQEPIRILLAEDHVVSREGFRVLLEQDPQLRIVCEANNGEEAVALYEAFRPDIALLDLAMPEIDGLEAIKQIKSLDAQSRIIILTGDEDLGQVWVALDFGACGFLSKEIDHHALRWQIKLAARGFPVFSPGILECFIQVYKEKYAPLKQVSQELMELTKREREVLVYILRRYSSRQIGANMGLSSRTVEKHWRNCLRKLGCTSREELFSLATARGFWGLPV, from the coding sequence ATGAGTACGCAAGAACCGATCCGTATTCTCCTCGCAGAAGATCATGTGGTCTCACGGGAGGGATTTCGGGTTCTCTTGGAACAGGATCCGCAACTGCGTATTGTTTGCGAGGCCAATAACGGTGAAGAGGCCGTTGCCTTGTATGAAGCCTTTCGGCCGGATATCGCTCTGCTTGATCTGGCCATGCCGGAGATTGATGGTCTGGAGGCCATTAAACAGATCAAATCCCTTGATGCCCAGTCGCGGATTATCATCCTCACTGGCGATGAGGACTTGGGACAGGTCTGGGTGGCGCTGGATTTCGGTGCCTGCGGGTTTTTGTCCAAAGAAATTGACCACCATGCCCTGCGCTGGCAGATCAAGCTCGCTGCGCGGGGTTTCCCTGTCTTTTCCCCCGGGATTCTGGAATGTTTCATCCAGGTCTATAAGGAGAAATACGCCCCGCTCAAGCAGGTCAGCCAGGAACTTATGGAATTGACCAAGCGTGAACGGGAGGTTTTAGTGTATATTTTACGCCGGTACAGTTCCCGTCAAATCGGGGCCAACATGGGATTGAGTTCGCGGACCGTGGAAAAGCACTGGCGGAATTGTCTGCGAAAACTGGGATGTACGAGCCGCGAAGAACTCTTTTCCCTGGCCACGGCTCGTGGATTCTGGGGACTGCCCGTCTGA
- a CDS encoding Lon protease family protein yields the protein MQIKPLQADEVSCPCTKAHFAFASTEEVLPLNEKGHALGQPRAQAALEFGTHIRRHGYNIFAHGAPGSGRHSLVRQMLRQQAATEEVGHDWCYVNNFDDQTSPAALCLPPGLGRSLAEDMDRLIDEVRNALKSAFESEEYQNRMQSLEQELKDKQNTIIQELQEKAQEKGLRLIRTPSGLAFAAVRDGEVLPREEFQKLSEEERKKIEQDIQELQQESHRQFQKLPGYERRVREKMRSLSREMADYAIGTLLEEMREKYGHLDDVLEHINAVQKDIVDSVPRILNPEGDDQQGDQFWSERQESMTSPAVRRYRINVLVDRSDHANAPVVYEDNPSLSNLLGRVEHQSQMGTLVTDFNLIRAGALHRANGGYLILDAEKLLTHPGAWEALKRALQSSEIKLESLAQMYSLISTVSLEPQPVPLDVKVVLVGSPFVHALLQYYDPEFDTLFKVAADFAPDMDRTANQEGFARLVSGFVHKHSLHHFTASGVARLFEYSLRLAGDREKLSANVRQLEDMAVEADYFAGQKGEALVRSEEVQRAIDERQFRSDRIRERLQEEIFRETLLIATQGSQAGQINGLSVYQVGGLSFGRPSRITARIRLGRGEVVDIERESKLSGPLHSKGVLILTGFLSGRFGVHQPLSLSASLVFEQSYGGVDGDSASSAELYALLSAIAGVPLRQDLAVTGAVDQHGQIQAIGGVNEKIEGFYDICQQRGLTGQQGVLIPASNRKHLVLRGDVVEAVRQGGFSIYPIRTVDEGIELLTGMEAGSLDSQGNSPSGSFNALVMDRLKTLAARRQAFVASAPDDRGDGHGE from the coding sequence ATGCAAATCAAACCCCTGCAGGCAGATGAAGTGTCCTGTCCATGTACAAAAGCCCATTTTGCGTTCGCCAGCACCGAAGAGGTTCTGCCCCTGAATGAAAAGGGGCATGCCCTGGGACAGCCGAGGGCCCAGGCTGCTTTGGAGTTCGGGACTCACATCCGGCGCCACGGGTACAATATTTTTGCCCATGGCGCCCCTGGAAGCGGCCGGCATAGTCTGGTCCGGCAGATGCTCAGACAGCAGGCGGCCACCGAGGAAGTGGGGCACGACTGGTGTTACGTCAATAATTTCGACGACCAGACCAGCCCGGCAGCCCTGTGTCTGCCACCGGGCCTTGGCCGTTCTCTGGCGGAGGATATGGATCGTCTCATTGACGAAGTACGCAATGCCCTCAAGTCCGCTTTTGAAAGTGAAGAATACCAAAATCGGATGCAGTCCCTGGAGCAGGAGCTCAAAGACAAGCAGAACACCATTATCCAGGAATTGCAGGAAAAGGCCCAGGAAAAAGGGTTGCGTCTCATCCGAACTCCCTCGGGTTTGGCTTTTGCTGCTGTCCGCGATGGGGAAGTCCTGCCCCGGGAGGAGTTCCAGAAGCTTTCAGAAGAAGAACGGAAAAAGATCGAGCAGGATATCCAGGAATTGCAGCAAGAATCCCATCGGCAATTCCAGAAATTGCCGGGATATGAGCGTCGAGTCCGGGAAAAAATGCGATCGTTAAGCCGTGAAATGGCAGATTACGCCATCGGGACATTGTTGGAGGAAATGCGCGAGAAGTATGGTCATCTCGACGATGTACTTGAGCATATCAATGCGGTGCAAAAGGATATTGTCGATAGTGTCCCGCGCATCCTCAATCCCGAGGGCGATGACCAGCAGGGCGACCAGTTTTGGAGCGAGCGCCAGGAGTCCATGACCTCACCGGCAGTCCGGCGCTACCGCATTAATGTTCTGGTCGATCGTAGCGACCATGCCAACGCCCCGGTCGTCTATGAGGACAATCCCTCCTTGAGTAACCTTTTAGGGCGCGTGGAGCACCAATCGCAGATGGGCACCCTGGTGACGGATTTCAATCTTATCAGGGCCGGCGCCCTGCACCGGGCCAACGGGGGGTACCTCATTCTGGACGCTGAGAAGCTTCTGACCCATCCGGGTGCCTGGGAAGCGTTGAAACGGGCCTTGCAATCCTCAGAAATCAAATTGGAAAGCCTGGCCCAGATGTACAGCCTCATCAGCACGGTTTCACTCGAGCCACAGCCTGTTCCACTGGATGTCAAAGTTGTGCTGGTCGGCAGTCCGTTTGTTCACGCGCTCTTGCAGTACTATGATCCTGAATTTGATACGCTTTTCAAGGTCGCTGCTGATTTTGCCCCGGATATGGACCGCACCGCGAATCAAGAAGGATTTGCCCGCCTGGTGTCTGGCTTTGTGCATAAACACAGTCTCCACCATTTCACGGCCAGCGGCGTGGCCCGCCTGTTTGAATACAGTCTGCGGCTTGCCGGGGACCGTGAAAAACTGTCTGCCAATGTCCGGCAACTCGAGGATATGGCCGTGGAGGCCGATTATTTTGCTGGCCAAAAGGGAGAGGCATTGGTCCGGTCCGAGGAAGTCCAGCGGGCCATTGATGAACGCCAATTCCGCTCCGACCGTATCCGGGAGCGCCTGCAAGAGGAAATCTTTCGCGAGACTTTGCTCATTGCCACACAAGGATCCCAGGCCGGTCAGATTAACGGGTTGTCTGTCTACCAGGTCGGGGGATTGTCCTTTGGCCGTCCTAGCCGCATTACGGCCCGTATCCGGTTGGGGCGCGGGGAGGTGGTCGATATCGAGCGCGAATCGAAACTCAGTGGGCCCCTGCATTCCAAAGGAGTCCTCATCCTGACCGGTTTTTTGAGCGGCCGCTTCGGTGTTCATCAGCCTCTCTCCTTGAGCGCGAGTCTCGTCTTTGAACAATCCTACGGCGGTGTGGATGGCGATTCCGCCTCGTCGGCTGAACTCTATGCCCTGCTGTCGGCAATTGCCGGTGTCCCCTTGCGACAGGACCTCGCTGTGACCGGGGCGGTCGATCAGCACGGCCAGATTCAGGCGATCGGCGGAGTCAACGAGAAAATCGAAGGATTTTATGATATTTGCCAACAACGCGGATTAACAGGCCAGCAAGGAGTTTTGATTCCCGCCTCCAACCGCAAGCACTTGGTTTTACGCGGCGATGTCGTTGAGGCGGTACGCCAGGGAGGCTTTTCCATCTACCCGATCCGGACCGTTGATGAGGGCATAGAACTTTTGACCGGCATGGAGGCCGGAAGTCTGGATTCCCAGGGAAACAGCCCTTCGGGCAGTTTCAACGCCCTGGTCATGGATCGTTTGAAAACGCTCGCCGCCCGCCGACAGGCGTTCGTTGCTTCAGCACCGGACGACAGGGGGGATGGCCATGGCGAATAA
- a CDS encoding universal stress protein, whose product MANKTASIRRILVPLDTSPLSRHALKTAILLAQQTGAEVFGLFVEDMDLLLWAELPCAAEVDAYSLSVRTVERTSLERQLRAQAGYLRRIMGQMAQEANVPWHFEVVRGSVAQEVLGASLRADLTVLGKGRTVMSPQGRLGSTVRKVIAQGTCATLILEYVGKPLDPVLVIYTGSPLSKQALHMARWLMHDQKRRLKVLVPAEQNATMEPRRQEIHGLMADVTDRIQLQSFPVRSIEAFVHLLQEEGRGPLVLPCDEYWLGPQLEGLVSRLPNPILLVRQADPAPEIR is encoded by the coding sequence ATGGCGAATAAGACGGCCTCAATTCGACGCATTCTCGTGCCCCTGGATACATCCCCTCTTAGCCGCCATGCTCTCAAAACAGCCATACTCCTGGCCCAGCAAACGGGTGCGGAGGTGTTCGGTCTCTTTGTGGAAGATATGGATTTGCTGCTTTGGGCCGAATTGCCCTGTGCCGCAGAGGTTGACGCCTATTCTCTTTCTGTGCGTACCGTTGAGCGAACGTCATTGGAGCGACAGTTGCGGGCCCAGGCGGGATATTTGCGCCGGATCATGGGCCAAATGGCGCAGGAGGCGAACGTTCCCTGGCATTTTGAGGTGGTCCGGGGGAGTGTGGCGCAGGAGGTGCTCGGAGCCAGTTTGCGTGCCGATTTGACGGTCCTGGGCAAAGGGCGCACTGTAATGTCCCCACAGGGGCGTCTTGGCTCAACTGTGCGAAAGGTCATAGCTCAGGGGACCTGCGCCACGCTGATACTCGAGTATGTCGGCAAACCATTGGATCCGGTTCTGGTGATCTATACGGGATCTCCGCTGTCCAAACAGGCTCTGCATATGGCGCGCTGGCTGATGCATGATCAAAAACGGCGCCTGAAAGTGCTCGTTCCTGCAGAGCAAAATGCGACAATGGAGCCTCGCCGCCAGGAAATCCACGGCCTTATGGCGGATGTAACGGACCGGATCCAGCTGCAATCGTTTCCCGTGCGCAGTATCGAAGCCTTTGTCCATCTTTTGCAGGAAGAAGGACGAGGGCCCTTGGTGTTGCCGTGTGATGAATACTGGCTTGGCCCTCAATTGGAGGGCCTGGTTTCCCGTCTGCCCAACCCGATTCTTTTGGTCCGACAAGCGGATCCAGCTCCTGAGATCAGGTGA
- a CDS encoding fused response regulator/phosphatase, producing the protein MKHILLVIAENGLATTLQEALQDHFGGEVHVAESLQTARTALQWCSYSLVLTDLRLPDAPHGECIDALLQTGVPIIVLTSDLSSEGRQELLDKGIVDYIFKDEPQVISDVIQAIERTDKNRETAILVVDANPESLASITLCLQRYLFAVQGATTGTQALQLFDARTDVKVVIVEADLPDMDGMALCSRLRKRKARNELAIIGVSAAQEGSLSARFLKKGANDFLTKPFQREELYARLLQNLDTLEVIAKKEQLLRTIQKMNQRMQRDLEAAAEVQQRLLPYSLPEIPGIKTNWYFQPCEQLAGDALGVFKIDAEHLGLYVLDVSGHGVPAALLAVSAVQTLQLHATSPESSSGSCNSILHTPQQVMELLDREFPLERFDKFLTIVYGVLNTNSGCLQYSVAGHPPPFLVHRDGYTEVLDTGGSFVGLGGAIPFESRTVCLQPGDKVVFYSDGVTEMVNENGEEYGLQRLKQMLETHGRDSVDECIETVRRSLDEFGRRRVPRDDISLLCVGRAVLGASSKASGSLR; encoded by the coding sequence ATGAAACATATTTTGCTTGTTATCGCAGAGAACGGCCTGGCGACGACTTTGCAAGAGGCGCTGCAGGACCATTTCGGGGGCGAGGTCCATGTGGCAGAGTCATTGCAAACAGCCAGGACCGCCTTGCAGTGGTGTTCGTATTCTCTGGTCTTGACCGATCTCCGACTTCCAGACGCGCCCCATGGTGAGTGCATCGATGCTCTTTTACAGACAGGCGTTCCGATCATCGTGCTGACCTCTGATCTTTCCAGCGAGGGCCGTCAGGAATTGCTGGACAAAGGGATTGTCGACTACATTTTCAAAGACGAACCTCAGGTCATCAGCGACGTCATTCAGGCCATTGAGCGCACTGATAAAAACAGGGAGACCGCCATTCTGGTTGTGGACGCCAACCCGGAATCCCTGGCCAGCATTACCCTTTGTCTGCAGCGGTACTTGTTCGCAGTTCAGGGGGCCACGACCGGGACGCAGGCGTTACAACTTTTCGATGCCCGCACAGACGTCAAGGTAGTGATTGTCGAGGCTGATTTGCCGGATATGGATGGAATGGCCCTGTGCTCCAGATTGCGGAAGCGTAAGGCACGCAACGAGCTTGCGATCATAGGGGTCTCCGCGGCCCAGGAAGGGTCCCTTTCGGCGCGTTTTTTGAAAAAGGGCGCCAATGATTTTTTGACCAAACCTTTTCAGCGTGAAGAACTTTACGCACGATTGCTCCAAAATCTTGATACCTTGGAGGTCATCGCCAAAAAAGAGCAACTTTTGCGGACGATCCAGAAAATGAATCAACGTATGCAGCGAGATCTCGAGGCTGCTGCTGAAGTTCAACAACGTTTATTGCCCTATAGTCTTCCGGAGATACCTGGAATAAAAACTAATTGGTATTTCCAACCTTGTGAGCAATTAGCTGGGGACGCATTAGGGGTATTCAAAATCGATGCGGAGCACCTCGGATTGTATGTGCTCGACGTCAGCGGCCATGGTGTCCCTGCGGCTTTGCTGGCCGTATCTGCAGTACAGACGCTGCAATTGCATGCCACATCTCCAGAAAGTTCATCAGGAAGCTGTAATTCCATACTTCATACTCCACAACAAGTCATGGAGTTGTTGGATAGAGAATTCCCCCTGGAGCGTTTCGATAAATTTTTGACTATTGTTTATGGGGTGCTCAATACAAATAGCGGATGTCTTCAGTACAGTGTGGCCGGACATCCTCCTCCTTTTCTCGTCCATCGGGACGGATATACCGAGGTCTTGGATACCGGGGGATCTTTTGTCGGCCTGGGCGGGGCGATTCCCTTTGAGTCGCGCACTGTATGCCTCCAGCCCGGGGACAAGGTGGTTTTCTATTCCGACGGCGTGACAGAAATGGTTAATGAAAACGGGGAAGAATACGGCTTGCAACGTTTGAAGCAAATGCTGGAAACCCACGGCAGGGACTCCGTAGATGAGTGTATTGAAACAGTACGGCGCTCTCTTGACGAATTCGGACGGCGGCGCGTTCCACGCGATGATATATCGCTGCTTTGTGTTGGCCGGGCGGTCCTGGGGGCCTCTTCAAAGGCAAGCGGTTCTTTGCGGTAG
- the nth gene encoding endonuclease III, with product MQRMHRAGIVLERLAQRYPRPASALQWQSPWELLVATVLSAQCTDQRVNAVTPGFFHRWPDPESLAQAEQEEVEQAIRSTGFFRNKSKNLLATAQRIVKEHEGQVPDTMSQLLALPGVARKTANIVLSNAFGHNEGIAVDTHVKRLANRLGLTDAKDPNHIEQDLMPLFPQNQWGALNHYLVLFGREVCKARSPLCSQCPLYDICPRYGVPS from the coding sequence ATGCAACGAATGCACCGTGCCGGAATTGTTCTCGAACGTCTCGCGCAACGGTATCCCCGACCGGCCTCGGCCCTCCAATGGCAATCGCCGTGGGAATTGCTGGTGGCCACCGTCCTCTCGGCCCAGTGCACTGACCAGCGAGTCAATGCCGTCACCCCGGGCTTTTTCCACCGCTGGCCAGATCCTGAAAGCCTGGCGCAGGCCGAACAAGAGGAGGTGGAACAGGCGATTCGCAGTACCGGTTTTTTCCGCAATAAATCGAAAAACCTTCTTGCAACAGCGCAGAGGATTGTCAAGGAGCACGAGGGGCAGGTTCCGGACACGATGTCCCAATTGTTGGCCCTGCCGGGAGTCGCGAGGAAAACCGCCAATATCGTTCTCTCCAATGCCTTTGGGCACAATGAGGGCATTGCTGTCGACACCCATGTCAAACGGTTGGCCAACCGTCTCGGCTTGACGGACGCGAAAGACCCCAACCACATCGAACAGGATTTGATGCCGCTTTTCCCCCAAAACCAATGGGGAGCGCTCAATCACTATCTCGTTCTTTTCGGCCGGGAGGTGTGCAAAGCACGTTCCCCCTTGTGCAGCCAGTGCCCCCTGTACGACATCTGCCCCCGTTACGGCGTGCCATCCTGA
- the cutA gene encoding divalent-cation tolerance protein CutA, protein MSMAFVYITTRDREEAARIARVLLQERLVACVNVLGEVDSYFSWQGQVQNEGEVVCFAKTRETLVPEVTETVQNIHSYSCPCVVALPIAGGNPEFLAWIEDSTRNPGPSQEPKEYL, encoded by the coding sequence ATGAGCATGGCTTTCGTTTATATCACAACCCGGGACAGGGAAGAGGCGGCTCGCATTGCCCGAGTTTTGCTGCAGGAACGTCTTGTAGCCTGCGTCAACGTCCTCGGGGAAGTGGATTCGTATTTTTCCTGGCAGGGCCAAGTGCAAAATGAAGGTGAAGTCGTTTGTTTTGCCAAGACGCGTGAGACGTTAGTCCCCGAAGTGACTGAAACCGTGCAGAATATCCACAGTTATAGCTGCCCCTGTGTTGTCGCTTTGCCCATAGCGGGCGGCAATCCGGAGTTTTTGGCCTGGATTGAGGATTCCACCCGCAACCCAGGCCCTTCGCAAGAACCAAAGGAATACCTATGA
- a CDS encoding phosphotransferase family protein, whose amino-acid sequence MIDVRPENLEKYLKATLGPDVQLQGIGEIGSLDEQGMKDFGYGKPLLVTYTQDGQEQQAVLSAMRGDRYGHQFYWDRAAILMFQYDAGGRLEKHAQPLGLGYIDGRGQLVPVQEPQEFFILNEKVPGEDYFHDLERIRAGEFREADAEMAASFARWLARVHGEKRDDHDLYLRRVRQLIGDSECIWGLIDTYPYPYAEFPPQRFQALEKKLIEWRWKLREYSHRLSATHGDFHPWNVLVRPDGDFAVLDRSRGEWGEPADDVSTMSCNYLLYGLYHGKRLEGDFERLYMRFWEEYLEASGDEEILDVIGPFYVFRGLVIANPEWYPNHPPEVRRGLLRFLENVLETDRFDYRNINKYMA is encoded by the coding sequence ATGATTGATGTGCGTCCTGAAAATTTGGAAAAATACCTCAAAGCCACCCTGGGCCCGGACGTCCAACTCCAGGGCATCGGCGAAATCGGCTCGCTGGACGAGCAGGGCATGAAGGATTTCGGGTACGGCAAACCGCTTTTGGTAACGTATACCCAGGATGGCCAGGAGCAGCAGGCCGTGCTCTCGGCCATGCGCGGAGATCGCTATGGTCACCAATTTTATTGGGACCGTGCGGCTATCCTCATGTTCCAATACGACGCCGGCGGCCGTTTGGAGAAACACGCCCAACCACTTGGGCTGGGATATATCGATGGTCGGGGCCAGCTTGTCCCGGTTCAGGAACCCCAGGAGTTCTTTATCCTTAATGAAAAGGTGCCTGGGGAAGATTATTTTCATGACCTGGAGCGGATTCGCGCTGGCGAGTTTCGCGAGGCGGACGCAGAGATGGCCGCCTCCTTTGCTCGCTGGTTGGCCCGGGTGCATGGGGAAAAACGGGACGATCACGATCTCTATCTGCGCCGCGTCCGGCAACTGATCGGCGATTCTGAATGCATCTGGGGCTTGATTGACACCTATCCCTATCCGTATGCGGAATTTCCGCCGCAACGGTTTCAGGCCCTGGAAAAGAAGTTGATCGAGTGGCGCTGGAAACTCAGGGAGTATTCCCACCGCCTCTCGGCCACCCACGGCGATTTTCATCCCTGGAATGTCCTGGTCCGTCCCGATGGGGATTTTGCCGTCTTGGACCGGAGCCGAGGGGAATGGGGGGAGCCCGCCGACGACGTCTCGACTATGAGCTGCAATTACCTGCTCTACGGCTTGTACCACGGCAAGCGGCTTGAAGGCGATTTTGAACGGCTGTACATGCGGTTTTGGGAAGAGTATCTCGAAGCCAGCGGCGACGAGGAGATCCTGGACGTGATCGGCCCTTTTTATGTCTTCAGAGGTTTGGTCATTGCCAACCCGGAATGGTATCCGAACCATCCGCCCGAGGTCCGGCGGGGGTTACTCCGGTTCTTGGAGAATGTGCTCGAGACCGACCGCTTTGACTATCGTAACATCAATAAATACATGGCCTAG